The proteins below are encoded in one region of Neodiprion virginianus isolate iyNeoVirg1 chromosome 7, iyNeoVirg1.1, whole genome shotgun sequence:
- the LOC124308602 gene encoding uncharacterized protein LOC124308602: MALRRASFLIILSAVKLSRCALVLPRPPHSPNSIERSIAGRILDGKSLYNDKSSFGSTTSVEKPNTDNFRLLEIELRSGSSLEGVEKSPSSVKLDVFDQKISSMPGEIGPNEEKLYYLKQAGRKRTSWEPRSYLKALLEGEKRYAITKSLFHPRKKYGRIVDAVGNGQLEASTTENSLPTSSELPKQIPAPPSRVPSHTVFAHTTPVVKFMYGRSDILPGYKF, encoded by the coding sequence ATGGCGCTGAGAAGAGCATCGTTCCTGATAATATTATCGGCGGTGAAGTTGTCTCGATGCGCATTGGTGCTTCCGCGTCCTCCACACTCGCCGAATTCTATCGAGCGGAGTATCGCGGGTCGAATATTGGATGGAAAATCGTTGTACAACGATAAGTCTTCGTTCGGGAGTACAACGAGCGTAGAGAAGCCAAACACGGACAACTTTCGGCTCTTGGAGATCGAGCTGCGTTCCGGAAGTTCATTGGAAGGCGTCGAGAAGTCACCGAGTAGCGTTAAGCTGGACGTTTTTGACCAGAAGATCTCGTCGATGCCGGGCGAAATCGGCCCCAATGAAGAAAAACTCTACTATCTCAAGCAGGCGGGCCGAAAACGGACCAGCTGGGAGCCCAGATCCTACCTGAAAGCTCTCCTCGAGGGTGAGAAACGCTACGCCATCACCAAGAGCCTCTTTCACCCCCGAAAGAAGTACGGGAGGATCGTCGACGCCGTGGGAAACGGCCAACTCGAGGCCTCCACCACGGAGAATTCACTCCCCACGTCCAGTGAACTTCCAAAACAGATTCCAGCACCACCTAGCAGGGTGCCAAGTCATACGGTTTTCGCCCATACAACTCCGGTAGTCAAATTCATGTACGGGAGGTCGGATATACTTCCTGGttataaattttga